A genomic region of Rhodococcus pyridinivorans contains the following coding sequences:
- a CDS encoding ABC transporter ATP-binding protein gives MGTVAVRIANGYKSFAGRRSPVLQGVDLDIATGEFLVVLGSSGSGKSTLLRIVAGLDHLDRGSVDWPDTEGDNRPHTGMVFQQPFLMPWLTVRENIAFGGRFAAHRERFDTAYADSLLERFGLSALAGYYPDQLSGGQAQRIAVIRAVAVRPRLLLLDEPFSALDPATRSDLRSWLGELARDLGFTTVLVTHDIDEALELADRIALFGSSVGVQQEWALGGMSALDRDALRPAILAHYRDSSLSAT, from the coding sequence GTGGGAACTGTCGCAGTACGAATAGCGAACGGATACAAGAGTTTCGCCGGTCGCCGTAGCCCGGTTCTCCAGGGGGTGGATCTGGATATCGCGACCGGCGAGTTCCTCGTGGTGCTCGGCAGCAGCGGTAGCGGCAAGTCGACGCTGCTGCGGATCGTCGCGGGTCTCGATCACCTCGATCGCGGTTCCGTCGACTGGCCCGACACCGAGGGCGACAACCGTCCGCACACCGGGATGGTCTTCCAGCAGCCCTTCCTGATGCCGTGGCTCACCGTGCGCGAGAACATCGCCTTCGGTGGACGGTTCGCCGCGCACCGCGAGCGGTTCGACACCGCCTACGCCGATTCGCTCCTCGAGCGTTTCGGCCTCTCCGCGCTCGCCGGCTACTACCCCGACCAGCTGTCCGGTGGTCAGGCCCAGCGCATCGCCGTCATCCGCGCCGTCGCGGTGCGTCCGCGACTGCTGCTGCTCGACGAACCGTTCAGCGCCCTCGACCCGGCCACCCGCTCCGATTTGCGGTCGTGGCTCGGCGAACTCGCGCGCGATCTCGGTTTCACGACGGTCCTCGTCACCCACGACATCGACGAGGCGCTCGAACTCGCCGACCGCATCGCACTGTTCGGGAGTTCGGTTGGGGTGCAGCAGGAATGGGCGCTCGGCGGCATGTCTGCGCTCGACCGCGACGCGCTGCGTCCGGCCATCCTGGCGCACTACCGCGATTCGTCGCTGTCCGCGACATGA
- a CDS encoding TetR/AcrR family transcriptional regulator, protein MRTFVESESIGTPKGTAGPKGKAERSPSKPSPSTRLLDTASTLFAEHGIRAVGIDRILAEAGVARASLYSSYGSKDALVLAYLEDLDQRDRQRWHAAAEPLDDPIAKILTFFDLAMQSAPKKNFRGCQYANAATEFPQEPLEPVLAHREWLNSTLVDLLNLSGVTESEVVAGRVQLIYDGALSGSKFEHSVEPIRLGRDMAAAIIETHLPR, encoded by the coding sequence GTGCGTACGTTCGTCGAGAGTGAATCGATCGGCACTCCGAAGGGCACGGCCGGTCCGAAGGGGAAAGCCGAGCGATCGCCGTCCAAGCCCTCACCCTCCACACGTCTGCTCGACACCGCGAGCACGCTCTTCGCCGAGCACGGCATCCGTGCGGTGGGCATCGACCGCATCCTCGCCGAGGCCGGCGTCGCCCGCGCGAGCCTCTACTCGTCGTACGGGTCGAAGGATGCACTGGTGCTCGCCTATCTGGAGGATCTCGACCAGCGCGACCGGCAGCGGTGGCACGCCGCCGCCGAACCGCTCGACGATCCGATCGCGAAGATCCTCACCTTCTTCGATCTCGCGATGCAGTCGGCGCCGAAGAAGAACTTCCGGGGATGCCAGTACGCCAACGCCGCGACGGAATTCCCCCAGGAGCCTCTCGAACCGGTGCTCGCGCACCGGGAATGGCTGAATTCGACGCTCGTCGACCTGCTGAATCTCTCCGGGGTGACCGAATCCGAGGTGGTGGCCGGGCGCGTGCAACTGATCTACGACGGTGCCTTGTCCGGCAGCAAGTTCGAGCACTCCGTCGAACCGATCCGGCTCGGCCGCGACATGGCTGCAGCGATCATCGAGACGCATCTCCCCCGCTGA
- a CDS encoding TetR/AcrR family transcriptional regulator, translating into MSASVVRRTQQERREETIGRILDATITALAELGCTATTIGEVCRRSGVSSGGVFRHFPTRLDLMIAAADAVRERQFANFEAGLAALGDEHADISESLRVCLELLRTACRAPMNAAWYELLGAARTDPALREHLTPMAERYHAQIVDLGRSLPVAARFPADVFDTLLLSLVHMFDGEALASTVHPQPELEVRRIELMARMLALVTSDISSNNEQ; encoded by the coding sequence GTGAGTGCATCCGTAGTACGCCGTACCCAGCAGGAGCGCAGGGAGGAGACGATCGGCCGCATCCTCGACGCGACCATCACTGCCCTCGCCGAGCTCGGTTGTACCGCGACCACGATCGGTGAGGTGTGCCGGCGTTCGGGGGTGTCGTCGGGTGGGGTGTTCCGGCACTTCCCCACGCGACTCGACCTGATGATCGCGGCGGCCGACGCCGTCCGGGAACGCCAGTTCGCGAACTTCGAAGCGGGTCTCGCGGCGCTCGGTGACGAGCACGCGGACATCTCCGAGTCGCTGCGGGTGTGCCTCGAACTGCTGCGCACCGCCTGCCGGGCCCCGATGAACGCAGCCTGGTACGAACTGCTCGGCGCGGCGCGCACCGACCCGGCGTTGCGGGAGCATCTAACGCCGATGGCCGAGCGCTACCACGCCCAGATCGTCGATCTCGGCAGGTCGCTGCCTGTCGCGGCACGGTTCCCGGCCGACGTCTTCGACACCCTCCTGCTGTCGCTCGTGCACATGTTCGACGGCGAAGCGCTGGCGTCGACGGTGCATCCGCAGCCGGAACTCGAGGTGCGACGGATCGAACTGATGGCCCGGATGTTGGCGCTCGTCACATCTGACATAAGTTCGAATAATGAGCAATAG
- a CDS encoding ABC transporter permease has product MPLVPQAVAIVIAIALWWLVTTVLVAPDSLVRDFAPQYVFPAIVDLFARGVLLPDTLASLWRLLVGLLIAATLGIPLGLLIGLNPLVERATMPIMQFLRMISPLSWAPIAVALFGIGHQPVFFLIAAAAIWPIVINTAAGVHGIDQGYLMVARSFGATRLELLTTVVLPAIRAQVQTGLRVGLGIAWVVLVPAEMLGVRSGLGYQILNARDQLAYDQVMAVIVVIGFLGFWLDWAARHLLRERRRPVSVEEADRPL; this is encoded by the coding sequence CTGCCCCTCGTCCCCCAGGCCGTCGCCATCGTCATCGCGATCGCCTTGTGGTGGCTGGTGACGACGGTGCTCGTCGCGCCGGATTCGCTCGTGCGGGACTTCGCCCCGCAGTACGTCTTCCCGGCGATCGTCGACCTGTTCGCACGCGGCGTCCTGCTGCCCGACACGCTCGCGAGCCTGTGGCGGTTGCTGGTGGGTCTGCTGATCGCCGCGACGCTCGGCATCCCGCTCGGGTTGCTGATCGGACTCAACCCGTTGGTCGAGCGCGCGACGATGCCCATCATGCAGTTCCTGCGGATGATCTCGCCGCTGTCGTGGGCGCCGATCGCCGTGGCGTTGTTCGGCATCGGCCACCAGCCCGTATTCTTCCTCATCGCCGCCGCCGCGATCTGGCCGATCGTCATCAACACGGCGGCCGGTGTGCACGGCATCGACCAGGGCTATCTGATGGTGGCCCGCTCGTTCGGTGCGACGCGACTCGAACTGCTCACCACCGTCGTCCTGCCGGCCATCCGCGCGCAGGTGCAGACCGGTCTGCGGGTCGGTCTCGGTATCGCGTGGGTCGTGCTCGTCCCCGCCGAGATGCTCGGCGTGCGGTCCGGTCTCGGCTACCAGATCCTCAACGCCCGCGACCAGCTCGCCTACGACCAGGTCATGGCCGTGATCGTCGTGATCGGTTTCCTCGGGTTCTGGCTCGACTGGGCGGCGCGGCACCTGCTGCGCGAACGGCGGAGGCCGGTGAGCGTCGAGGAAGCCGACCGCCCGCTCTGA
- a CDS encoding putative leader peptide produces the protein MEHVTHSLLTRRLHVDLVRVSTAACCRSSL, from the coding sequence GTGGAGCACGTGACACACAGCCTTCTGACTCGCCGCCTGCACGTGGATCTCGTGCGGGTGTCGACTGCTGCGTGTTGTCGCTCCTCTCTCTGA
- a CDS encoding ABC transporter substrate-binding protein has protein sequence MTDPGLFSRRTLMRGALGLAAAGGIAGTIDLARTATTDRANRTGQLRIGYLPITDAAPLLVAHGSSLYPSGVVDSAKPVLFRSWASLAEAFISRRVDVVHLLMPMAVQLRYSLGSSVRILGWNHTNGSALTVAPHITDLSDLAGQTVAIPFWWSIHNIALQQLLRAHGLTPVVREAPSKSARTVGLVVMGPSDMIPALANGSIAAFTVADPFNAAAEVRGVGRIHRFLGDVWRDHACCALLVHEDLIERDPVAVQSLTDSVVSAQLQIGADRQAAAAMLSAGYLPQPLPAITKALTYPDREAGTMHPQWQPQRIGYQPFPFPTFTAALIEAMHDTVVDGDTRFLSRLDPATVHDDLVDDRFVRTSLTRVDGTDAFGLPADLTRTEEVDPS, from the coding sequence ATGACCGATCCGGGTCTGTTCAGCCGTCGCACCCTCATGCGCGGTGCGCTCGGCCTCGCGGCAGCCGGGGGTATTGCCGGCACGATCGACCTCGCGCGCACCGCGACCACCGACCGCGCCAATCGCACGGGGCAACTGCGCATCGGCTACCTGCCGATCACCGACGCCGCGCCGCTGCTCGTCGCGCACGGGTCGAGCCTGTATCCCTCCGGCGTCGTCGATTCCGCGAAGCCGGTGCTCTTCCGCAGTTGGGCGTCGCTCGCCGAAGCCTTCATCAGCCGGCGCGTCGACGTCGTGCACCTGCTCATGCCCATGGCGGTCCAGTTGCGGTACAGCCTGGGTAGTTCCGTGCGGATCCTCGGCTGGAACCACACCAACGGCTCGGCGCTGACTGTCGCCCCGCACATCACCGACCTGAGCGATCTCGCAGGTCAGACGGTGGCGATCCCGTTCTGGTGGTCGATCCACAACATTGCTCTGCAACAGCTGTTGCGGGCGCACGGACTGACACCGGTCGTGCGGGAGGCGCCGTCGAAGTCCGCCCGTACCGTGGGCCTCGTCGTGATGGGTCCGTCCGACATGATCCCGGCCCTGGCGAACGGCTCGATCGCCGCGTTCACCGTCGCCGATCCGTTCAACGCCGCCGCGGAGGTCCGCGGGGTGGGGCGGATCCACCGTTTCCTCGGTGATGTGTGGCGCGACCACGCGTGCTGCGCCCTGCTCGTGCACGAGGACCTGATCGAACGCGACCCCGTCGCCGTACAGTCCCTCACCGACTCGGTGGTCTCCGCCCAGTTGCAGATCGGCGCCGACCGTCAGGCCGCGGCCGCGATGTTGTCCGCCGGATACCTTCCGCAGCCATTGCCCGCGATCACGAAGGCCCTCACCTATCCCGACCGCGAGGCCGGCACGATGCACCCGCAGTGGCAGCCGCAACGCATCGGGTACCAGCCGTTCCCCTTCCCGACCTTCACCGCGGCACTGATCGAGGCGATGCACGACACCGTCGTCGACGGCGACACACGGTTCCTCTCTCGTCTCGACCCTGCGACGGTGCACGACGACCTCGTCGACGACCGCTTCGTCCGCACATCCCTCACCCGCGTCGACGGCACCGATGCCTTCGGCCTTCCCGCCGATCTCACCCGCACAGAGGAGGTCGATCCTTCGTGA
- a CDS encoding alpha/beta fold hydrolase: MSNSGSAPQWFVDALATPVETGKVEAAGATIAYRAWGESGLPGIVLVHGGMAHSGWWDHIGPQLAAGRRVVALDLSGHGDSDHREHYTLEAWSAEVVAAARAGGISGPPVLIGHSMGGIVSFAASHLHGDELAGVVIIDSPIRDMTPEELEMRAKAVANAGPPKVYAAAEDAVARFRLVPPQDDAEPYVLEHIARGSLKQVDGGWSWKFDNLRMGREGRRSLEAMSPGCAVAYFRCERGIIDDALYGRMVDNLGPDALLIDLPASGHHPMIDQPLAVVAAARTLLAAWGR, translated from the coding sequence ATGAGCAATAGTGGATCTGCTCCTCAGTGGTTCGTCGACGCCCTGGCCACGCCCGTCGAGACCGGGAAGGTCGAGGCAGCCGGTGCGACCATCGCCTACCGGGCGTGGGGCGAATCCGGTCTGCCGGGCATCGTGCTGGTCCACGGCGGCATGGCGCATTCGGGGTGGTGGGACCACATCGGCCCGCAGCTTGCCGCCGGACGTCGTGTCGTCGCGCTCGATCTGAGCGGTCACGGCGACAGTGACCACCGCGAGCACTACACCCTGGAAGCGTGGTCCGCGGAGGTCGTCGCTGCGGCCCGCGCCGGCGGTATCAGCGGTCCACCGGTCCTCATCGGTCACAGCATGGGCGGGATCGTCTCGTTCGCCGCCTCACATCTCCACGGCGACGAACTCGCCGGTGTGGTGATCATCGATTCGCCGATCCGCGACATGACGCCCGAGGAACTCGAGATGCGCGCGAAGGCCGTCGCGAACGCCGGACCGCCGAAGGTGTACGCCGCGGCGGAGGACGCCGTCGCCCGATTCCGCCTCGTGCCGCCGCAGGACGACGCCGAACCCTACGTGCTCGAGCACATCGCCCGCGGATCGCTGAAGCAGGTCGACGGCGGCTGGTCGTGGAAATTCGACAATCTCCGCATGGGACGTGAGGGGCGCCGTAGCCTCGAGGCGATGAGTCCGGGATGCGCCGTCGCCTACTTCCGCTGCGAACGCGGCATCATCGACGACGCGCTCTACGGGCGGATGGTCGACAATCTGGGTCCTGATGCGTTGTTGATCGATCTTCCGGCCTCGGGCCACCATCCGATGATCGATCAGCCGCTGGCCGTCGTCGCCGCAGCCCGGACGCTGCTGGCAGCCTGGGGGAGATGA
- a CDS encoding nitroreductase family deazaflavin-dependent oxidoreductase has protein sequence MNPLRPVAVRIGALPWLPRYSQPIIAVDKTIQRATRGKVTLLAIAGLPSLVLTVKGRKSGVSRSTPLLCVPHDGGWLVVGSNWGHPKAPSWAINLRAADQAQVLYDGHEHAVSVRIAEGDERARLWQVLLETWPNYALYAKRTDRVLPVFVLTPLES, from the coding sequence ATGAATCCGCTCCGACCGGTCGCCGTCCGTATCGGAGCGTTGCCGTGGTTGCCGCGGTATTCACAGCCGATCATCGCGGTGGACAAGACCATCCAACGGGCCACGCGCGGCAAGGTCACCCTGCTCGCGATCGCGGGACTGCCCTCGCTCGTGCTCACCGTGAAGGGCCGCAAGAGCGGGGTGTCGCGGTCCACACCGCTGCTGTGTGTGCCGCACGACGGGGGATGGCTCGTGGTGGGGTCGAACTGGGGACACCCGAAAGCCCCGTCCTGGGCGATCAACCTGCGCGCGGCCGACCAGGCGCAGGTGCTGTACGACGGGCACGAGCACGCGGTGTCGGTGCGGATCGCGGAGGGCGACGAACGCGCGCGGCTGTGGCAGGTGCTGCTGGAGACGTGGCCGAACTACGCGCTGTACGCGAAGCGCACCGACCGGGTGCTCCCCGTCTTCGTACTGACGCCGCTCGAGTCCTGA
- a CDS encoding DUF4242 domain-containing protein: MSLYLYELVPTEGQAEAAIKAFDDAVVAAGGELIESQVTTGGTRVFAIAEFDACRPAQLESASLDVAEIVGPNEVRLVGAELDQIKATRPEAGYLVEWDIPDTIDMETYLARKKANSPKYADVPEVSFLRTYVREDMDKCLCFYNAPDEAAVVRAREVVSTPIDRLHSLEG; the protein is encoded by the coding sequence ATGTCGCTGTATCTCTACGAACTCGTCCCCACCGAGGGCCAGGCCGAAGCTGCCATCAAGGCCTTCGACGATGCTGTCGTCGCCGCCGGCGGCGAACTGATCGAATCGCAGGTCACCACTGGCGGCACGCGCGTCTTCGCGATCGCCGAGTTCGACGCCTGCCGCCCCGCCCAGCTCGAGTCGGCCTCCCTCGATGTCGCCGAGATCGTCGGCCCGAACGAGGTCCGTCTGGTCGGCGCCGAGCTCGACCAGATCAAGGCCACCCGCCCCGAGGCCGGTTACCTCGTCGAGTGGGACATCCCCGACACCATCGACATGGAGACCTACCTCGCGCGCAAGAAGGCGAATTCACCGAAGTACGCCGACGTCCCCGAGGTGAGCTTCCTGCGCACCTACGTCCGCGAGGACATGGACAAGTGCCTGTGCTTCTACAACGCCCCCGACGAGGCCGCCGTCGTGCGCGCCCGCGAGGTCGTCAGCACGCCCATCGACCGTCTCCACTCCCTCGAAGGATAA
- a CDS encoding energy-coupling factor ABC transporter permease has product MVDTSGFAGTDVLALHMGDGLIADRASAWFFVIAVIGVSIAAWYARSDLSKRSVPTAAVVCALLFALQVVDVPVLPDASGHVVGGALAAILLGPFVGAVALTIVLVVQAFVFADGGLSALGANVTNMVLVAIAAGFLAATALRALCEHHGVRRFVMLGLVSFVAGFVSVLAAVTGFVVEYALGGTFAVPVSNIGFLYATHIPVGLVEGVVTAAVVLAVARISPESVHLTRLPVNPLDATASPPPPPRPRARGTLFIGLAFTSLVVAGILAPLAVDTPGALEVATSRGCEIDSLAEDLTGDCMARDVEEHRLADSALADYTIDDRPGSTGVAAVLGTLGTFVLASVCFRALVPRPAISATTERRTQQRSNSAG; this is encoded by the coding sequence ATGGTCGATACGAGTGGGTTCGCCGGCACGGACGTCCTCGCCCTGCACATGGGCGACGGCCTGATCGCCGACCGCGCGTCCGCGTGGTTCTTCGTCATCGCCGTGATCGGGGTCAGCATCGCCGCCTGGTACGCACGCAGCGACCTGAGCAAGAGGTCGGTGCCCACTGCGGCGGTGGTCTGCGCCCTGTTGTTCGCCCTGCAGGTGGTCGACGTTCCGGTGCTGCCGGACGCGAGCGGCCACGTCGTGGGCGGCGCGCTCGCGGCGATCCTGCTCGGCCCGTTCGTGGGTGCGGTCGCATTGACGATCGTCCTCGTGGTGCAGGCCTTCGTCTTCGCCGACGGCGGCCTGTCGGCACTGGGCGCCAACGTCACGAACATGGTGCTCGTCGCCATCGCCGCCGGTTTCCTCGCCGCGACGGCGCTGCGCGCACTGTGCGAACACCACGGGGTGCGGCGGTTCGTCATGCTCGGTCTGGTCTCGTTCGTCGCAGGGTTCGTCTCGGTCCTCGCGGCGGTGACGGGTTTCGTCGTCGAGTACGCCCTCGGCGGCACCTTTGCGGTTCCGGTGTCGAACATCGGATTCCTCTACGCCACGCACATTCCCGTCGGGCTGGTCGAGGGTGTGGTGACGGCCGCCGTCGTGCTCGCCGTTGCGCGGATCTCCCCGGAATCCGTCCATCTCACCCGGCTTCCGGTCAATCCTCTCGACGCGACCGCCTCGCCGCCCCCGCCTCCGCGTCCGCGCGCTCGCGGGACGCTGTTCATCGGCCTGGCGTTCACCTCGCTCGTCGTCGCGGGGATCCTCGCGCCGCTCGCCGTCGACACCCCCGGCGCTCTCGAGGTCGCCACCTCACGCGGCTGCGAGATCGACTCGCTCGCCGAGGATCTCACAGGCGACTGCATGGCACGGGACGTCGAGGAACATCGGCTCGCCGACAGCGCACTGGCCGACTACACCATCGACGACCGTCCCGGTTCGACGGGTGTGGCCGCGGTGCTGGGAACGCTCGGCACCTTCGTGTTGGCCAGCGTGTGTTTCCGCGCTCTCGTGCCGCGGCCGGCAATCTCCGCGACCACGGAGCGCCGCACACAGCAACGGAGCAACTCGGCAGGCTGA
- a CDS encoding acyl-CoA dehydrogenase family protein: MTAAIDRTSEEQRAAIAEFVRDRAAALDRGETDIRTDIARTGELGLLRKGLSGECLSEMVAVIDEVAAESLTVGFSLWAQRMALEYIDRAPQFLRDRYRDDLASGRTIGVTAMAAALKHLAGLGELPLVAERTDDGITVTGPIHWASNVFPDSVIVFPARTADGDRLVAVVRADAEGITIADSPELLALGATSSTSLKLDGVRIPQSHILTEDLANFCGSIRPTFMMLQTSFCVGMARASLTEAVGRLHGLGEQFTGEYEELSAQYESLRERLYRFATDPTSIAPAEFIRLRLDGSVVAVAATRLEATLRGGAGYATASATNRRFREAAFLPIQSPSEGQLRWELSQYE, from the coding sequence ATGACCGCGGCCATTGACCGGACGAGCGAGGAACAGCGCGCGGCGATCGCAGAGTTCGTACGCGATCGCGCAGCTGCTCTCGATCGCGGAGAAACCGACATCCGCACCGACATCGCCCGTACAGGCGAGCTCGGCCTGCTCCGCAAGGGGCTGAGCGGGGAGTGTCTCTCCGAGATGGTCGCGGTCATCGACGAGGTCGCCGCCGAATCGCTCACCGTCGGCTTCTCGCTGTGGGCGCAGCGCATGGCGCTCGAATACATCGATCGCGCACCGCAGTTCCTGCGCGATCGTTACCGGGACGACCTCGCGTCCGGCCGCACGATCGGCGTCACCGCCATGGCCGCGGCGCTCAAGCATCTTGCCGGTCTCGGCGAGCTCCCCCTCGTCGCCGAACGAACCGACGACGGCATCACCGTCACCGGCCCGATCCACTGGGCGTCCAACGTCTTTCCCGACTCGGTGATCGTCTTCCCGGCCCGCACCGCCGACGGGGATCGCCTCGTCGCCGTCGTCCGCGCCGACGCCGAGGGCATCACCATCGCGGATTCACCCGAACTGCTCGCGCTCGGCGCCACGTCGTCGACCTCGCTGAAGCTCGACGGTGTGCGGATTCCGCAGTCGCACATCCTCACCGAGGATCTCGCAAACTTCTGCGGTTCGATCCGGCCCACCTTCATGATGCTGCAGACCTCGTTCTGCGTCGGCATGGCACGCGCATCGCTCACTGAGGCCGTCGGCCGTCTTCACGGACTGGGCGAGCAGTTCACCGGTGAGTACGAAGAGCTTTCGGCGCAGTACGAGTCACTGCGCGAACGGCTGTACCGCTTCGCCACCGATCCCACCTCGATCGCTCCTGCGGAGTTCATCCGCCTGCGTCTCGACGGTTCGGTCGTCGCCGTCGCCGCGACCCGCCTCGAAGCGACACTGCGCGGCGGTGCCGGATACGCGACGGCCAGCGCCACCAACCGCCGATTCCGTGAGGCGGCCTTCCTGCCCATTCAATCGCCGTCGGAAGGACAGCTTCGGTGGGAACTGTCGCAGTACGAATAG
- a CDS encoding N-acyl-D-amino-acid deacylase family protein, producing MSGVDHNYGDFDVIVRGGLWFDGTGAPGVVRNLGIRDGVVVTATSDDLPASPNTEVVDAHGRWVMPGFVDTHTHYDAEVLVGPGLSESVRHGVTTVLMGNCSISTVFVPPVDAADLFSRVEALPREHVLSALEKSKTWSTPREYIEALNKLPLGPNVTAFVGHSDVRASVMGLGRSTESANRPTRAELAEIDARIEDALDAGFLGVSTMTNPWDKMDGDRYRSRTLPSTHASWSEFRRLHKILRRRGRTLQAVPNLNTKYDVVFFALAGTGIGRKPMKTSVLAAADTKAERWVNRIFGPIAFAANRIGKGAFRWQHLPTTFEVYSDGIDLVVFEEFGSGRAALHLQDELVRNDLLRDEAYRRWFRQDFEKKFSPRVWHRDFDDTRIVECPDASLVGRSIGDVARERKLHPVDTFLDLVVEYGRKFRWHTVIANDRSKVADRLIRTPGVTVGFSDAGAHLRNMAFYNFAICLLRRVHDAEKAGRPFLPLPEAVHKLTGELGDFYGIDAGHLRVGDRADFVVVDPAGLNADVDAYHESPLEEFGGIRRMVNRNDRAVTATAVAGRVVFRDGEFVPGYGHTVGTGRFLRAGVEERGPAPMRISAGEPVA from the coding sequence ATGAGTGGTGTGGATCACAATTACGGGGATTTCGATGTCATCGTCCGAGGTGGTCTCTGGTTCGACGGGACGGGCGCACCCGGCGTCGTCCGCAACCTCGGTATCCGCGACGGAGTCGTCGTCACCGCGACCTCCGACGACCTTCCTGCCAGCCCGAACACCGAGGTCGTCGACGCGCACGGCCGCTGGGTGATGCCGGGCTTCGTCGACACCCACACCCACTACGACGCCGAAGTGCTCGTGGGTCCGGGTCTGTCCGAGTCGGTGCGGCACGGCGTCACGACCGTGCTCATGGGCAACTGCTCGATCTCGACGGTCTTCGTGCCGCCGGTCGACGCTGCCGACCTGTTCAGTCGCGTCGAAGCACTCCCGCGCGAGCACGTCCTCTCAGCCCTCGAGAAGTCCAAGACGTGGAGCACGCCCCGCGAATACATCGAGGCGCTGAACAAGCTTCCGCTCGGCCCGAACGTGACGGCCTTCGTGGGACATTCGGACGTCCGCGCGTCGGTGATGGGGCTCGGACGCTCTACCGAGTCGGCGAACCGACCGACCCGGGCCGAACTCGCCGAGATCGACGCCCGCATCGAGGACGCCCTCGACGCGGGCTTCCTCGGCGTGTCGACGATGACGAACCCGTGGGACAAGATGGACGGCGACCGCTATCGCTCGCGCACCCTGCCGTCGACCCACGCGTCGTGGTCGGAATTCCGCCGCCTGCACAAGATCCTGCGCCGACGCGGTCGCACCCTGCAGGCCGTGCCGAACCTCAACACCAAGTACGACGTCGTGTTCTTCGCCCTCGCCGGCACGGGCATCGGGCGCAAGCCGATGAAGACGTCGGTGCTCGCAGCGGCCGACACGAAGGCCGAACGGTGGGTCAACCGCATCTTCGGTCCGATTGCATTCGCGGCCAACCGGATCGGCAAGGGTGCCTTCCGCTGGCAACACCTGCCCACGACCTTCGAGGTGTACTCCGACGGCATCGACCTCGTCGTCTTCGAGGAGTTCGGATCAGGCCGTGCCGCACTGCATCTGCAGGACGAACTCGTCCGCAACGACCTGCTGCGCGACGAGGCCTACCGCCGCTGGTTCCGGCAGGACTTCGAGAAGAAGTTCTCACCGCGCGTGTGGCACCGCGATTTCGACGACACCCGGATCGTCGAATGTCCCGACGCCTCGCTCGTCGGCCGGTCGATCGGCGACGTCGCGCGCGAGAGGAAGCTGCATCCTGTCGACACCTTCCTCGACCTCGTCGTCGAGTACGGCAGGAAGTTCCGGTGGCACACCGTGATCGCCAACGACCGAAGCAAGGTCGCCGACCGGCTCATCCGCACGCCCGGCGTCACCGTCGGGTTCTCGGACGCCGGCGCCCACCTGCGGAACATGGCCTTCTACAACTTCGCGATCTGCCTGCTCCGCCGCGTCCACGACGCCGAGAAGGCGGGCAGGCCGTTCCTCCCGCTGCCCGAAGCCGTCCACAAGCTCACCGGCGAACTCGGTGACTTCTACGGAATCGACGCCGGCCACCTGCGGGTGGGCGACCGCGCCGACTTCGTCGTCGTCGATCCTGCCGGACTGAACGCCGACGTCGATGCCTATCACGAGTCGCCGCTCGAGGAGTTCGGCGGAATCCGCCGCATGGTCAACCGCAATGACCGCGCGGTGACGGCGACGGCGGTCGCCGGCCGGGTGGTCTTCCGCGACGGCGAGTTCGTGCCCGGTTACGGACATACCGTCGGCACCGGCCGGTTCCTGCGCGCCGGGGTGGAGGAGCGCGGACCCGCGCCGATGCGCATCTCGGCGGGTGAGCCCGTCGCGTGA